A stretch of Acropora palmata chromosome 9, jaAcrPala1.3, whole genome shotgun sequence DNA encodes these proteins:
- the LOC141892871 gene encoding melanocortin receptor 4-like codes for MEPFKTNIDFFWVIDQRPFFVFIFSFNVFLAITATLGNTLILIALHKVSSIHPPTKCLLRCLAMTDFCVGVILQPLFVAFLMEIASDNRRILFLTLSTFNFTFCGFSFATATVISVDRLLALFLGLRYRHTVTLRRVRCLVVCFLLASIVNGSIYSLSSRDFANSVGFAVIITSLFLAVFSHVKIFVKLRQHQAQVQHHVGHEQANGREIPLNIERYKKIVCTIGWVQLALVFCYFPMFILMILASVITTDWYKIGSVFHVSALTVVYFNSTLNPILFCWKIREVREAVKTTMKQIRCLSC; via the coding sequence ATGGAACCTTTTAAAACTAACATCGATTTTTTCTGGGTGATTGATCAAAGACCATTctttgtattcattttttctttcaacgtTTTTCTTGCTATCACCGCAACACTCGGCAACACTCTAATCCTCATTGCGCTTCACAAAGTGTCGTCGATTCATCCTccaacaaaatgtttgctCCGCTGCCTGGCTATGACTGATTTTTGCGTTGGTGTTATTCTTCAGCCGctttttgtagcttttttGATGGAAATTGCAAGTGACAACAGGCGTATTCTTTTCTTGACTTTGAGTACTTTTAACTTCACCTTCTGTGGATTTTCTTTCGCAACAGCCACTGTGATTAGCGTGGACAGGCTTCTCGCGCTGTTTTTGGGATTGAGATACAGGCACACAGTAACCTTAAGACGAGTTCGTTGCCTTGTTGTCTGCTTCTTGCTAGCTTCAATTGTAAATGGTTCTATATACTCCTTATCTTCTCGGGACTTTGCTAACAGCGTAGGATTTGCTGTTATCATAACATCCTTGTTCCTCGCGGTCTTCTCTCACGTCAAAATATTTGTCAAACTGCGACAGCATCAAGCCCAAGTACAACATCATGTTGGACATGAACAAGCAAACGGCAGAGAAATTCCACTGAACATTGAACGATACAAAAAGATTGTTTGCACCATTGGCTGGGTGCAGTTAGCATTGGTGTTTTGCTATTTCCCAATGTTCATTTTGATGATACTAGCAAGTGTGATCACAACTGATTGGTACAAAATAGGATCAGTTTTTCACGTATCTGCATTAACAGTCGTCTATTTTAATTCCACTCTGAACCCGATCCTTTTTTGCTGGAAAATACGTGAAGTCAGAGAAGCGGTAAAGACCACAATGAAACAGATTCGTTGTTTGTCATGTTAA